AGCGCATCCCGGTTCACATGCACGCTTGCCATGTCCTTTCGGCTGATTTGAGCGCTCACGTCCAAGTGCCCGCGACAAATTTTGTCTCGTAGCCCTTGCCGCATCACCGGTTCACAGAACTCCAGTTCGACCGGCAACCGGATATGCAGGTCCAAAAAGCGATGATTCAAGCTGCGAATCGCCAGCCGCAGCGTCCAGTCCCGCTCCTGAAGGGTAGCTTCCGCATATCCGGTCATGGATTTCAGCATGGCTACACGGAGGTGGTCTCCACTCCTGGCTCGTTCTCCACAAATTGCATCTCGTAAAGGCGCTGATATAGCCCGCCGCGGGCGAGGAGATCTTGATGACTGCCGACCTCCGCGATCCGCCCCTCTTCGAGTACCATGATCTTGTCGGCCCGGCGAATCGTGGAAAGCCGGTGGGCAATCACAAAAGTCGTGCGGCCTTGAATCAAATTGGCAAGCGCGCGCTGGACGGCCAGTTCGGATTCGCTGTCCAGCTCGGAGGTCGCCTCATCCAGAATCAAGACGCGGGAATTCTTGAGCAGCGCCCGGGCGATCGCAATCCGCTGCCGCTGCCCCCCTGAAAGCCGCATGCCCCGCTCGCCGATCACCGTTTGATACCCGTGGGGTAATTCCAGGACAAAGTCGTGCGCCATCGCTGCTCTCGCCGCGGCAATGACCTCGTCGTCTTTCTTGTCTCTCAAGCCGTAGCAAATGTTATTTCGGACGGTGTCGTGAAACAGGATCGTTTCCTGCGTGACAACAGCAATTTGGGAGCGGAGCGAATTCAGATTCACATCGCGGACGTCCCGCCCATCTATCAGCAAACGGCCTTCCGTAACATCGTAAAACCGTGGAAGAAGATTGACCAGGGTGGACTTCCCTGCCCCGCTGAGCCCGACAATCGCTACCACTTCCCCCGCCTGCACGCTCAGATCGATGTCCTTGAGAATCGACATCCCGCTGTCGTAAGAAAAGCTGACGCGGTCAAACTGGATCGAGTCGCGGAACGGCGGCAGCGCCGGCGCCCCCGGTCGCTCCTGAATCTCCTCACCGAGGTTGAGATACTCAGCTATGAAAGAGGAGGCCCCCGAGGCTTGCTGGAACATGTTGTAAATCGAGCTCAGCCCTTTGACCGGTTCGTAGAGCTTGAACATCGCAAAGACGAAAGCAGCAAATATGCCCGTGGTCATGACCCCGCGCTGGATCTCATTGCGGGCATAGAGAAGGATAAGGACGATGGCGATCGCCCCCAGCACCTCCATGAGCGGTGGTGATACGATGTGCGCCCGCACCCATCGCATATTGCTCTTGAGCAGCCGTCGGGTGGCCTCGCGAAACTTTTCGATTTCAAACTTCTCCATCCCAAACGCTTTGACAACCCGGTTGCCGCTGATCGTCTCCTGCAGAATGCGGCTCATCTCCCCAACGTTTTCCTGGCTCTTCCTCGAAGAGCGTCGGATCAGCTTGCCCAGGTTCACCGAGGGATAGAGAACGAAGGGTAAGAGGCAAACGGCGCCCAGCGCCATCTTCCAGTCGAGCACGACCATGACGCTGAACAGGATGATCGCCGTCGAAGTGAACCGAACGAGGTCGGCTACCGCCTGGGAAACGACATATTGAATCTTTTCGATGTCGCTGACGATGGCTGACATCAACTTCCCGGTGGGATGGTCCTGAAAAAAGCGAAGCGGCTGGCGAATGATTTTTTCATAGACGCGATTGCGGAGGTCCATCACCGCCGCCTGGCCGGCAAAATTGATCATGTAGCTCCCGCCAAACTGCGATATCGCCTTGTACAGCGCCATGGAAACAAAGAAGAAAGCAAAAACCGTCCAGACGTTGCGAAAATACCCCGGAACAAATTGGCGGAGGTAAATGCTCTTGCCTATGCGGGGAATCGTCACCAAAACCAGGTCGGAACTGATTTCCTTTGGGCTCAAGACCCGATCAAATACCGGCCCAATGCTCAGGGTGAGCATGCCCTCGAAGACCCCCACCGCGAGGAGCAAGAAGGCCCCGGCCGCCAGCAGGGTGCGGTAGCGCCATGCATGCTGAAAGAGAAGCGACACGCCACGATTGGAAACCGACGCCAGCGGACTCTCCCTCATGCCGAAATTCGGGCGTGGGTCAAACTCCCAACGATAGGGGGGAAACCGTTAAAAGTCAATCTGCCCCAAACGCAACTACTTGACCAAATCCCGATGAGTAACCTTGGTGTCGTATCCGTGCCGGGCTAATTCGCGGTGAATCGCTTCCGAGATCGCCACCGAACGATGACGCCCGCCGGTGCAACCGACCGCAATTGTCAAATAGCTCTTCCCTTCGCGCATGTAATGCGGCAAAAGGTAGATCAGCAATTTGCTCAACCGCTTGATGAATTCCCGGGTTTGCCGAAAGGACCGGATGTAGCGCATCACCGCCGCGTCCTTGCCCGATTTGGCCTTGAGTCCCGGAACAAAATTGGGGTTTGGCAGAAAACGCACGTCGAACACAAGATCGGAATCGGGCGGCACACCATAACGATAGCCAAAGCTCGTCAGGGAAATGAGGATGCGTTTCCGGCGGTCTTCTCCTTGGAAGCGATGGATGACGTGCTGGCGCAATTCGTGGACATTGAAGCGGGTGGTGTCAATCACCACATCGGCC
The sequence above is drawn from the Candidatus Acidiferrales bacterium genome and encodes:
- a CDS encoding ABC transporter ATP-binding protein produces the protein MRESPLASVSNRGVSLLFQHAWRYRTLLAAGAFLLLAVGVFEGMLTLSIGPVFDRVLSPKEISSDLVLVTIPRIGKSIYLRQFVPGYFRNVWTVFAFFFVSMALYKAISQFGGSYMINFAGQAAVMDLRNRVYEKIIRQPLRFFQDHPTGKLMSAIVSDIEKIQYVVSQAVADLVRFTSTAIILFSVMVVLDWKMALGAVCLLPFVLYPSVNLGKLIRRSSRKSQENVGEMSRILQETISGNRVVKAFGMEKFEIEKFREATRRLLKSNMRWVRAHIVSPPLMEVLGAIAIVLILLYARNEIQRGVMTTGIFAAFVFAMFKLYEPVKGLSSIYNMFQQASGASSFIAEYLNLGEEIQERPGAPALPPFRDSIQFDRVSFSYDSGMSILKDIDLSVQAGEVVAIVGLSGAGKSTLVNLLPRFYDVTEGRLLIDGRDVRDVNLNSLRSQIAVVTQETILFHDTVRNNICYGLRDKKDDEVIAAARAAMAHDFVLELPHGYQTVIGERGMRLSGGQRQRIAIARALLKNSRVLILDEATSELDSESELAVQRALANLIQGRTTFVIAHRLSTIRRADKIMVLEEGRIAEVGSHQDLLARGGLYQRLYEMQFVENEPGVETTSV
- the rapZ gene encoding RNase adapter RapZ, whose amino-acid sequence is MKGIGQPTSRQLIILTGLSGSGKGTILKTFEDLGYYCVDNLPVDLIPTFADLLGESGSEIAKAALLVDVREGGALGRFPKLYRQLQRRQAATLVFVEARDDALVRRFSETRRPHPLGLDKTIASGIRAERRMMQPIRELADVVIDTTRFNVHELRQHVIHRFQGEDRRKRILISLTSFGYRYGVPPDSDLVFDVRFLPNPNFVPGLKAKSGKDAAVMRYIRSFRQTREFIKRLSKLLIYLLPHYMREGKSYLTIAVGCTGGRHRSVAISEAIHRELARHGYDTKVTHRDLVK